A genomic region of Bradyrhizobium sp. ORS 278 contains the following coding sequences:
- a CDS encoding cell envelope integrity/translocation protein TolA, translated as MMYDLTTFFFWILLAVVIGGFVGWRTWSDEKQPDWMRSWLLPAILAFLIGSLMAMLSVLPGRAGLWLEVALLMVGGYVVGCLVGGQLKDYVGIGDSSAMSPGGPGGTVAFTAPARPWADSPSPAAQAAAQVEADRLAAEAAAQAEADRVAAEAAAKAEADRLANEAAAKAEADHLAAEAAAKAEADRLAAEAAAKAEADHLAAEAAAKAEADRLAAEAAAKAEAERLAAEAAAKAEAERLAAEAAAKAEAERVAAEAVAKAEAEAAQLAAEAAARAEAERVAADAAAKAEAERLAADAAASAEADRLAAEVAASAAEPAPISSNGADDGRPPALPAPDGTADDLKLIKGVGPKNERVLNDIGVHHFSQIADWSPAHAEWVGHHMAFPGRIEREHWIAQAKLLAAGLDTAHSTAVKSGAITIDDQADAPLTEEEASYLLSHLPALMPPVENEGAHAGNRPLGLAAPRGGQADDLKLIKGIGKQNEARLHGLGIWHFDQIAAWTAEHAKWVGSYLAFAGRIEREQWISQARELASGGTTEFAKRVEAGLVKSSLDDGSRGQDNVEIVQPRD; from the coding sequence ATGATGTACGACCTGACGACGTTCTTCTTCTGGATCCTGCTCGCCGTGGTCATCGGCGGCTTCGTCGGCTGGCGCACCTGGTCGGATGAAAAGCAGCCGGACTGGATGCGGAGCTGGCTGCTGCCGGCGATTCTCGCCTTCCTCATCGGCTCGCTGATGGCGATGCTGAGCGTGCTGCCGGGCCGCGCCGGGCTGTGGCTGGAGGTCGCGCTGCTGATGGTCGGCGGTTATGTAGTCGGCTGCCTGGTCGGCGGACAGCTGAAGGACTATGTCGGGATCGGCGACTCCAGCGCCATGTCCCCGGGCGGCCCCGGCGGCACGGTGGCGTTCACCGCGCCCGCCCGCCCCTGGGCGGACAGCCCGTCGCCCGCCGCGCAGGCCGCGGCCCAAGTCGAGGCCGACAGACTGGCCGCGGAGGCTGCCGCGCAGGCGGAGGCGGATCGTGTTGCAGCCGAAGCTGCCGCGAAGGCCGAGGCCGATCGTCTCGCTAACGAGGCGGCTGCGAAGGCGGAGGCGGATCATCTCGCTGCCGAGGCCGCCGCGAAGGCGGAGGCTGATCGTCTCGCTGCCGAGGCCGCTGCGAAGGCGGAGGCTGATCATCTCGCTGCCGAGGCCGCCGCGAAGGCGGAGGCTGATCGTCTCGCTGCCGAGGCCGCTGCGAAGGCGGAGGCCGAGCGCCTCGCTGCCGAGGCTGCTGCGAAAGCGGAGGCCGAGCGCCTTGCCGCCGAAGCGGCCGCAAAGGCGGAAGCCGAACGTGTTGCGGCCGAGGCTGTCGCGAAAGCCGAAGCGGAGGCCGCGCAGCTTGCCGCCGAGGCCGCGGCCAGGGCCGAAGCCGAGCGCGTCGCCGCTGACGCGGCGGCCAAGGCGGAGGCCGAACGTCTGGCGGCGGACGCCGCGGCGAGCGCGGAGGCCGATCGCCTCGCCGCCGAGGTCGCGGCCTCGGCCGCCGAGCCTGCGCCGATCAGCAGCAACGGTGCCGACGATGGCCGTCCGCCGGCCCTGCCCGCGCCCGACGGCACCGCAGACGATCTCAAGCTGATCAAGGGCGTCGGGCCGAAGAACGAGCGCGTCCTCAACGACATCGGCGTGCATCATTTCAGCCAGATCGCCGACTGGTCGCCGGCGCATGCCGAATGGGTCGGTCATCACATGGCCTTTCCCGGCCGCATCGAGCGCGAGCACTGGATCGCGCAGGCCAAGCTGCTCGCTGCCGGCCTCGACACCGCGCATTCGACCGCGGTGAAGTCCGGCGCGATCACCATCGACGACCAGGCCGACGCGCCGCTGACCGAGGAGGAGGCCAGCTACCTCCTCTCCCACCTGCCGGCTCTGATGCCGCCCGTCGAGAACGAGGGCGCCCATGCCGGCAACCGGCCGCTCGGACTCGCCGCGCCTCGCGGCGGACAGGCCGACGATCTCAAGCTGATCAAGGGCATCGGAAAGCAGAACGAGGCGCGGCTGCATGGCCTCGGCATCTGGCACTTCGATCAGATCGCGGCCTGGACGGCCGAGCACGCCAAATGGGTCGGCTCCTATCTCGCCTTCGCCGGCCGCATCGAGCGCGAGCAATGGATCAGCCAGGCCAGGGAGCTCGCGAGCGGCGGCACGACGGAGTTCGCCAAACGCGTCGAGGCCGGTCTGGTGAAGTCATCGCTCGACGACGGCTCGCGCGGCCAGGACAACGTCGAGATCGTCCAGCCGCGGGATTAG
- a CDS encoding YcgN family cysteine cluster protein translates to MTAPLKRPSGQEGMFWKTKTLEEMSEAEWESLCDGCGRCCLEKLEDEDTGDIYFTHISCKLLDAGLCACKDYPNRSEQVPDCVRLTPENVRTITWLPPSCGYRLAAEGRDLYWWHPLISGDPQTVHEAGVSVRGRVEGTEDDVPDDQLEDHIVQWPVLLPKRAKLKRRPK, encoded by the coding sequence ATGACCGCACCGCTCAAACGTCCCTCGGGCCAGGAGGGAATGTTCTGGAAAACCAAGACCTTGGAAGAGATGTCCGAGGCGGAATGGGAGAGCCTGTGCGACGGCTGCGGGCGCTGCTGCCTGGAAAAGCTCGAGGACGAGGATACCGGCGACATCTACTTCACCCACATTTCCTGCAAGCTTCTGGATGCCGGCCTATGTGCCTGCAAGGATTACCCGAACCGCTCCGAACAGGTGCCGGACTGCGTCCGCCTGACGCCCGAGAACGTCCGCACCATCACCTGGCTGCCGCCGAGCTGCGGCTACCGGCTGGCGGCGGAGGGACGGGATCTCTACTGGTGGCATCCGCTGATTTCGGGTGATCCTCAGACGGTGCATGAAGCCGGCGTCTCCGTGCGCGGCCGGGTCGAGGGCACCGAGGACGATGTTCCCGACGACCAGCTCGAGGACCACATCGTGCAGTGGCCGGTGCTGCTGCCGAAGCGCGCCAAGCTGAAGCGCCGGCCCAAATAG
- a CDS encoding transglycosylase domain-containing protein: protein MRQIIPDDWKKRINNFRLDLDARFDSALFSSLRGTRELYERFSAFMDRFYVGGWKRWVFVEPLSEAATIGLGGLVLMLALAIPAFRETADEDWLKKSDLAVTFLDRYGNPIGSRGIKHNDSIPLEDFPDNLIKATLATEDRRFYDHFGIDFPGLARALVTNAQAGGVRQGGSSISQQLAKNLFLSNERTIERKVNEAFLAIWLETRLTKNEILKLYLDRAYMGGGTFGVDGAAHFYFNKSVRDINLAEAAMLAGLFKAPTKFAPHINLPAARARANVVLDNLVDAGFMTEGQVFGARRNPAFAVDRRDESSPNYFLDYAFDEMRKLVDTFPKSYTERVFVVRTSIDMNVQHAADEAIENQLRQFGRDYHATQAATVVSDLDGGIRAMVGGRDYGASQFNRATDAYRQPGSSFKPYVYTTALLNGFKPTSIVVDGPVCIGNWCPQNYGHSYSGSVTLTQAITRSINVVPVKLSIALGGKDGPKAGRAKIVEVARRFGIKAPLPDTPSMPIGSDEVTVIEHAVAYATFPNKGKAVTPHSVLEVRTGAGDLVWRWDRDGPKPKQAIPASVAADMAGMMSHVVSEGTARRAALDGIPTAGKTGTTNAYRDAWFVGYTGNFTCAVWYGNDDYSPTNRMTGGSLPAQTWHDIMVAAHQGVEVKELPGVGMGEKLPQPVSAAMAQAGQPKTLEIKPGPPPILTRRGAEILVQVEKMLDDAARVAEKAAPADPKKPGKPVSSSALAFPENYATATADSVTTPALRKN from the coding sequence GTGCGGCAGATCATTCCAGACGATTGGAAGAAGCGGATCAACAATTTCCGCCTGGATCTCGACGCGCGTTTCGATTCGGCGCTGTTCTCCTCTCTGCGCGGCACCCGCGAGCTGTATGAGCGCTTCTCGGCATTCATGGACCGCTTCTACGTCGGCGGCTGGAAGCGCTGGGTGTTCGTCGAGCCGCTGTCGGAAGCCGCCACGATCGGCCTCGGCGGCCTGGTGCTGATGCTGGCGCTCGCCATCCCGGCGTTCCGCGAAACCGCCGACGAGGACTGGCTGAAGAAATCCGACCTCGCCGTCACCTTCCTCGACCGCTACGGCAACCCGATCGGCAGCCGCGGCATCAAGCACAATGACTCGATCCCGCTGGAAGACTTCCCGGACAATCTGATCAAGGCGACGCTCGCGACCGAGGACCGCCGCTTCTACGACCATTTCGGCATCGACTTCCCCGGCCTTGCGCGCGCGCTCGTCACCAATGCCCAGGCCGGCGGCGTCCGCCAGGGTGGCTCCTCGATCAGCCAGCAGCTCGCCAAAAACCTGTTCCTGTCGAACGAGCGCACCATCGAGCGCAAGGTCAACGAGGCGTTCCTGGCGATCTGGCTGGAAACCCGGCTGACCAAGAACGAGATCCTGAAGCTCTATCTCGACCGCGCCTATATGGGCGGCGGCACTTTCGGCGTCGACGGCGCGGCGCATTTCTACTTCAACAAGTCGGTGCGCGACATCAACCTGGCGGAAGCCGCGATGCTGGCCGGCCTGTTCAAGGCGCCGACCAAGTTCGCGCCCCACATCAACCTGCCCGCGGCGCGCGCCCGCGCCAACGTCGTGCTCGACAACCTCGTCGATGCCGGCTTCATGACCGAGGGCCAGGTGTTCGGCGCCCGCCGCAACCCCGCCTTCGCAGTCGACCGCCGCGACGAGAGCTCGCCGAACTATTTCCTCGACTATGCCTTCGACGAGATGCGCAAGCTGGTCGACACGTTCCCGAAATCCTACACCGAGCGCGTGTTCGTGGTGCGGACGTCGATCGACATGAACGTGCAGCACGCCGCCGACGAGGCGATCGAGAACCAGCTGCGCCAGTTCGGCCGCGACTATCACGCGACCCAGGCCGCGACCGTGGTCTCTGACCTGGACGGCGGCATCCGCGCCATGGTCGGCGGCCGCGACTACGGCGCCAGCCAGTTCAACCGCGCCACCGACGCGTACCGGCAGCCCGGCTCGTCGTTCAAGCCGTACGTGTACACGACCGCGCTCCTCAACGGCTTCAAGCCAACCTCGATCGTGGTCGACGGTCCGGTCTGCATCGGCAATTGGTGCCCGCAGAACTATGGCCACTCCTATTCCGGCTCGGTGACGCTGACCCAGGCGATCACGCGCTCGATCAATGTCGTGCCGGTCAAGCTGTCGATCGCGCTCGGCGGCAAGGACGGCCCGAAGGCGGGCCGCGCCAAGATCGTTGAGGTCGCCCGCCGCTTCGGCATCAAGGCGCCGCTGCCCGACACGCCGTCGATGCCGATCGGCTCAGACGAGGTCACCGTGATCGAGCATGCGGTGGCGTATGCGACGTTCCCGAACAAGGGCAAGGCGGTGACGCCGCACTCCGTGCTCGAGGTGCGCACCGGCGCCGGCGATCTGGTGTGGCGCTGGGACCGCGACGGGCCGAAGCCGAAACAGGCGATCCCCGCCTCCGTCGCCGCCGACATGGCGGGCATGATGAGCCACGTCGTCAGCGAAGGCACCGCGCGCCGCGCCGCGCTCGACGGCATTCCGACCGCCGGCAAAACCGGCACCACCAACGCCTATCGCGACGCCTGGTTCGTCGGCTACACCGGCAACTTCACCTGCGCGGTGTGGTACGGCAACGACGACTACTCGCCGACCAACCGCATGACCGGCGGCTCGCTGCCGGCGCAGACCTGGCACGACATCATGGTCGCCGCGCATCAGGGCGTCGAGGTCAAGGAGTTGCCCGGCGTCGGCATGGGCGAGAAGCTGCCGCAGCCGGTGTCCGCCGCGATGGCCCAGGCCGGCCAGCCGAAGACACTCGAGATCAAGCCGGGCCCGCCGCCGATTCTGACGCGCCGTGGCGCCGAGATCCTGGTGCAGGTCGAGAAGATGCTGGACGACGCCGCCCGCGTCGCCGAGAAGGCCGCGCCGGCCGATCCGAAGAAGCCCGGCAAGCCGGTGTCGTCGAGCGCGCTCGCCTTCCCCGAGAACTACGCCACGGCGACCGCCGACAGCGTAACCACCCCTGCCTTGCGCAAGAACTGA
- a CDS encoding acetyl-CoA hydrolase/transferase family protein: MSSSQVMSQALRAKIMSADEAAALVTPGSHVGMSGFTGSGYPKAVPMALARRIEQAHARGEPFRIGVWTGASTAPELDGALAKANGIDLRLPYQSDPTTRQRINAGSIEYIDLHLSHVAQFVWFGFLGHLDVAVIECAGILPDGRLIPSTSIGNNKTWLDQADRVIIEVNSWMNPALLGMHDVYYGTRLPPHRKPIPIIAPGDRIGETTYRCNPNKVIAVVETHAPDRNTTFAPPDDVSRAIAGHILEFFAHEVKQGRLPRSLLPLQSGVGNVANAVMAGLDDGPFPHLTAYTEVLQDGMLNLLRSGRMDLASATALSLSSEAAIEFNREIEFLRDRIVLRPQEISNHPEVIRRLGVIAMNGLIEADIYGNVNSTHVRGSSIMNGIGGSGDFARNAYLSIFMTPSTAKAGTISCIVPMVTHVDHTEHDVQILVTERGLADLRGLSPKQRARTVIEQAAHPKFRPALSDYFERACRDSTGKHTPHLLEEAFRLLRPE; the protein is encoded by the coding sequence ATGAGTTCTTCGCAGGTGATGTCGCAGGCGCTGCGCGCCAAGATCATGTCGGCGGATGAGGCCGCCGCACTGGTCACGCCGGGCAGCCATGTCGGCATGAGCGGCTTCACCGGCTCGGGCTATCCCAAGGCGGTGCCGATGGCGCTGGCGCGGCGCATCGAGCAGGCGCATGCGCGCGGCGAGCCCTTCCGCATCGGCGTCTGGACCGGCGCCTCGACCGCGCCCGAACTCGACGGCGCGCTCGCCAAGGCCAACGGCATCGACCTGCGCCTGCCCTATCAGTCCGATCCGACAACGCGCCAGCGCATCAACGCCGGCAGCATCGAATATATCGACCTGCATCTCAGCCACGTCGCGCAATTCGTATGGTTCGGCTTCCTCGGCCATCTCGACGTCGCGGTGATCGAATGCGCCGGCATCCTGCCGGACGGCCGGCTGATCCCGTCGACCTCGATCGGCAACAACAAGACCTGGCTCGATCAGGCCGATCGCGTGATCATCGAGGTCAATTCGTGGATGAACCCCGCGCTGCTCGGCATGCACGATGTCTACTACGGCACCCGGCTGCCGCCGCATCGCAAGCCGATCCCCATCATCGCGCCCGGCGACCGCATCGGCGAGACCACCTATCGCTGCAATCCGAACAAGGTCATCGCCGTCGTCGAGACCCACGCGCCGGACCGCAACACTACCTTCGCGCCGCCAGACGATGTCTCGCGCGCGATCGCGGGCCACATCCTGGAGTTCTTCGCGCACGAGGTGAAGCAGGGCCGGCTGCCGCGCAGCCTGCTGCCGCTGCAATCCGGTGTCGGCAATGTCGCCAATGCCGTGATGGCCGGGCTTGATGACGGGCCCTTCCCGCATCTGACCGCCTACACCGAGGTGCTGCAGGACGGCATGCTCAACCTGCTCCGCTCGGGCCGGATGGATCTCGCGTCGGCGACCGCACTGTCGCTGAGCTCGGAGGCCGCGATCGAGTTCAATCGCGAGATCGAGTTTCTGCGCGATCGCATCGTACTGCGGCCGCAGGAGATCTCCAACCATCCCGAGGTGATCCGCAGGCTCGGCGTGATCGCGATGAACGGCCTGATCGAGGCCGACATCTACGGCAACGTCAACTCGACGCATGTCCGCGGCAGCAGCATCATGAACGGCATCGGCGGCTCCGGCGACTTTGCCCGCAACGCCTATCTGTCGATCTTCATGACGCCGTCGACGGCGAAGGCCGGCACCATCTCCTGCATCGTGCCGATGGTGACGCATGTCGACCACACCGAGCACGACGTGCAGATCCTGGTCACCGAGCGCGGCCTCGCCGATCTGCGCGGCCTGTCGCCGAAGCAGCGCGCCCGCACGGTGATCGAGCAGGCAGCACATCCCAAATTCCGCCCTGCCCTGTCGGACTATTTCGAGCGCGCCTGCCGCGACTCCACCGGCAAGCACACGCCGCATCTGCTGGAAGAGGCGTTCCGCCTGCTCAGGCCGGAGTGA
- a CDS encoding DUF1214 domain-containing protein, protein MRLLFITLLALLIATGVGIGATWITTTRGTEFGTLTIGAWTARPKTGTADVDPYARATITRNGELPIGTGDGVAFTATTDDQKKPLDGRCDILVSGVTPPARFWTLTLYDRKGHLVANTLERYGFTSQELVRGADGSFEIRVAARSRAGNWLPTGGIERYALMLRLYDTPVGVATRTQRDAPMPAITTVGCPS, encoded by the coding sequence GTGCGGCTGCTCTTCATCACCTTGCTCGCGCTGCTGATCGCCACCGGCGTCGGCATCGGCGCGACCTGGATCACCACCACCCGCGGCACCGAGTTCGGCACCTTGACGATCGGCGCCTGGACCGCGCGTCCCAAGACCGGCACCGCCGATGTCGACCCCTATGCGCGCGCCACCATCACCCGCAATGGCGAGCTGCCGATCGGCACCGGCGACGGCGTCGCGTTCACCGCGACCACCGACGATCAGAAGAAGCCGCTCGACGGCCGCTGCGACATCCTGGTCAGCGGCGTGACGCCGCCGGCCCGCTTCTGGACGCTCACGCTGTATGACCGCAAGGGCCACCTCGTCGCCAACACGCTGGAGCGTTACGGCTTCACCAGCCAGGAGCTGGTGCGCGGCGCCGACGGCTCGTTCGAGATTCGCGTCGCCGCGCGCTCGCGCGCCGGCAACTGGCTGCCGACCGGCGGCATCGAGCGCTACGCGCTGATGCTGCGCCTCTACGACACGCCGGTGGGCGTGGCCACGCGCACCCAGCGCGACGCGCCGATGCCCGCGATCACCACCGTGGGCTGCCCGTCATGA
- a CDS encoding DUF1254 domain-containing protein encodes MIRLLFTIVVGVLLGGVVHLVSVLALPRISTQDAYSRLTPMTKLNAVTQLPLADPNNSPMPFMDPAFAMAICRYDLSDGPLKLTVPVSQAYTSVSFYTRNELAYYAINDRSAGKRVIELDLMTEAQHEDLPEDEEVTAADRLIIDSPTTTGLIVLKALAAEPGLMPQAQASLAAATCGPQAEAPAKTEKPRGKR; translated from the coding sequence ATGATCCGGCTGCTGTTCACCATCGTGGTCGGCGTGCTGCTCGGCGGCGTGGTCCATCTCGTCAGCGTGCTGGCGCTGCCGCGGATCTCGACGCAGGACGCCTATTCGCGGCTGACGCCGATGACCAAGCTGAACGCCGTCACGCAGCTGCCGCTCGCCGATCCCAACAATTCGCCGATGCCGTTCATGGACCCGGCCTTCGCGATGGCGATCTGCCGTTACGATCTGTCCGACGGTCCGCTCAAGCTGACGGTGCCTGTGAGCCAAGCCTATACATCGGTGTCGTTCTACACGCGCAACGAGCTTGCCTATTACGCGATCAACGATCGTTCTGCAGGCAAGCGCGTCATCGAGCTGGATCTGATGACCGAAGCTCAGCACGAGGATCTGCCGGAGGACGAGGAGGTCACGGCCGCCGACCGTCTGATCATCGATTCGCCGACGACGACCGGCCTGATCGTGCTGAAAGCGCTCGCGGCCGAACCCGGCCTCATGCCGCAGGCGCAGGCTTCCCTTGCTGCAGCGACCTGTGGCCCGCAGGCCGAAGCGCCGGCGAAGACCGAAAAGCCGCGCGGCAAGCGCTAG
- a CDS encoding MDR family MFS transporter, which yields MNKFDRQSHYPAASPSLPEELAAELPAIPPQVQAIEDGPSLAPPVPLTPAEVRTILMSLLLTMFLAALDQTIVATALPTIGREFQDVTNLSWVITAYLLASTAVAPVFGTLCDIYGRRSMIITALSLFVVGSVVCALAPNMPVLILARGLQGLGGGGIMPVVQTVISDVVSPRERGQYQAWFSGVWLLAGLLGPVIGGFFADHLHWSMIFWINIPLAVAALALLLPKMGRLPVYHRLRKVDWAGGLLLMASAVVFMLVLTWGGHKLAWLSPTILAMIGSAVALGLAFVWHARRADEPFLPLSLMGGTVVPYGMLASGCALGALIGLTVHLPLYYELVYHLTPSEAGLGLIPIAAISTFGAGIAGRTMARVKHYKRVAIIGTLIGTIAAAVMTVTTPSLWVLMALLSVFGIGLGTAFPISVVSLQNAVDRSQIGTITGAMNFFRSMMSSFTVAAFSAILLMALGADISLAEGAHGAVSGIAEADMIHAFRFVYAAATAMLACASVCMILMEERPLAGPSRNETVELAE from the coding sequence ATGAACAAGTTTGATCGGCAGAGCCATTACCCTGCCGCGTCCCCATCCTTGCCCGAGGAACTGGCCGCTGAGCTGCCGGCGATACCGCCGCAGGTTCAGGCGATCGAGGATGGGCCGTCCCTCGCGCCTCCGGTGCCGCTGACTCCGGCCGAGGTGCGCACCATCCTGATGAGCCTGTTGCTGACGATGTTCCTGGCCGCGCTCGACCAGACCATCGTCGCCACCGCGCTGCCGACCATCGGCCGCGAGTTCCAGGACGTGACCAATCTCTCCTGGGTCATCACCGCCTATCTGCTGGCCTCGACTGCGGTGGCGCCGGTGTTCGGCACGCTGTGCGACATCTATGGCCGGCGCTCGATGATCATCACCGCGCTCAGCCTGTTCGTCGTCGGCTCCGTGGTCTGCGCGTTGGCGCCGAACATGCCGGTTTTGATCCTCGCCCGTGGCCTGCAGGGGCTCGGCGGTGGCGGCATCATGCCGGTGGTTCAGACCGTGATCTCCGACGTCGTCAGCCCGCGCGAGCGCGGCCAGTACCAGGCCTGGTTCAGCGGCGTCTGGCTGCTGGCCGGCCTGCTCGGTCCGGTCATCGGCGGCTTCTTCGCCGACCATCTGCACTGGTCGATGATCTTCTGGATCAACATCCCGCTCGCGGTCGCGGCGCTGGCGCTGCTGCTGCCGAAGATGGGCCGGCTGCCGGTCTATCACCGCTTGCGCAAGGTCGACTGGGCCGGCGGCCTGCTGCTGATGGCCTCGGCCGTCGTGTTCATGCTGGTACTGACCTGGGGCGGCCACAAGCTGGCCTGGCTGTCGCCGACCATCCTGGCGATGATCGGCAGCGCCGTGGCGCTGGGTCTGGCTTTTGTCTGGCACGCCCGGCGCGCCGACGAGCCGTTCCTGCCGCTGTCACTGATGGGCGGCACGGTGGTGCCCTATGGCATGCTGGCGAGCGGCTGCGCGCTCGGCGCCCTGATCGGGCTGACCGTCCATCTGCCGCTGTACTACGAGCTGGTCTATCATCTGACGCCGAGCGAGGCCGGCCTCGGCCTGATTCCGATCGCGGCGATTTCCACCTTCGGCGCCGGGATCGCCGGTCGCACCATGGCTCGCGTCAAGCACTACAAGCGCGTCGCGATCATCGGCACGCTGATCGGCACGATCGCCGCCGCGGTCATGACAGTGACGACGCCGTCGCTCTGGGTGCTGATGGCGCTGCTCTCGGTGTTCGGCATCGGGCTCGGCACCGCGTTCCCGATTTCGGTGGTGTCGCTGCAGAACGCGGTCGACCGCTCGCAGATCGGCACCATCACCGGCGCGATGAACTTCTTCCGCTCGATGATGTCCTCGTTCACCGTCGCAGCCTTCAGTGCCATCCTCCTGATGGCGCTCGGCGCCGACATCTCGCTGGCCGAGGGCGCCCATGGTGCCGTCAGCGGCATCGCGGAAGCCGACATGATCCACGCCTTCCGCTTCGTCTATGCCGCCGCGACCGCGATGCTCGCCTGCGCCTCCGTCTGCATGATCCTGATGGAGGAACGCCCGCTGGCCGGCCCATCGCGGAACGAGACAGTGGAGCTCGCGGAGTAG
- a CDS encoding CYTH domain-containing protein, producing the protein MPLEIERKFLVRTDSWRALATHSEDLRDGLVARQDGLKVRVRCYGDRTTLCVKSGRRGLSREEFEYEIPRDHADAIFAHCEGRILEKTRHYVPGESGIWEVDVYRGALEGIIIAEIELPSETTVVTRPDWVGDEVTGDPRYSKANLLSERLHASKVRELRRACGAGL; encoded by the coding sequence ATGCCCCTCGAAATCGAACGTAAGTTTCTCGTCAGGACCGACTCCTGGCGAGCTCTGGCCACCCACAGTGAGGACCTTCGCGACGGTCTCGTCGCGCGCCAGGATGGTCTCAAGGTCCGCGTCCGCTGCTATGGCGATCGGACAACGCTCTGCGTGAAGAGCGGCCGCCGCGGACTGTCGCGCGAGGAATTCGAATACGAGATTCCGCGCGATCATGCGGACGCCATCTTCGCGCATTGCGAGGGACGCATCCTGGAGAAGACGCGCCACTATGTGCCCGGCGAAAGCGGCATCTGGGAGGTCGACGTCTATCGCGGCGCGCTCGAGGGGATCATCATCGCCGAGATCGAGCTGCCGAGCGAGACGACCGTCGTGACGCGTCCCGACTGGGTCGGCGACGAGGTCACAGGCGACCCACGCTACAGCAAGGCCAACCTGCTGAGCGAGCGTCTGCACGCCAGCAAGGTGCGGGAACTGCGTCGCGCGTGCGGTGCAGGGCTGTGA